Part of the Patescibacteria group bacterium genome is shown below.
ATTATGAAATTACCAATTTACAATTTAGATGGCAGTAAGTCCGGTAAGTTTGTCAATCTCGCGCCAGAAATTTTTGGCGTGGCAGTGAATCCAGTTTTAGTGAATCAGGCTGTGGTGGCTCAACGCGCGAAGAGTCGCCATCCTATTGCCCATACGAAGACGCGGTCCGAGCGCCGCGGCGGCGGAGCGAAACCCTGGAAACAGAAAGGAACGGGGCGGGCGAGAGCAGGTTCCCGCCGCAGTCCCTTATGGCGCAAGGGAGGAATAGTTTTTGGGCCGAGAAATGAAAGAAATTTTACAAAGAGGATCAATAAGAAAGCAAGACGCAAAGCTATTCTGATGGTTCTTTCCAATCGGGTGAAGACGGGCGATGTTGTTGTCGTTAAAGAGTTGAAGATTCCAGAAGTTCGGACGAAGCAAATGGCTATCTTCCTTGAAAAATTTCCTTTACAATCCAAGCCCTTGATTTTACTTTCTGAAAAAGACGAAAAAATTCGCAGGGCGAGCCGTAATTTATCCTCTCTCAAGGTTTTATCCGCGAACAGTTTAAATGTGGTTGACCTTTTGGATCGCAATTGTATTTTAATGCCCCTCGCAGCAGTAAAAATCATTGAGAAAACCTACTCTTCAAATATTGCAAATTCCACCCCCCACCTTTTAAAAAAAGCGAGTGACGCTCCACTGGTTCGGCAGGCTTACCATCCTATGGTTCGGCAGGCACTTCGGCCATGAGGGCTTCGACTGAGCTCAGCCGAATGTCCTTAGTGCCGAATAGCTCACTGTTCTAGAAATCCCATTATAAAAAGGATGCCTCGGGTGTGTGAATCCGTGAAACTTCATAAGTTATAAGAATTATGCCTCTCTCAAGAAGGAAAAAAATTAAAACTCCGGCAGTTAGGAAGGTCCGAGGAAGCAAGGTTAAAGCTTTCAAGACAACCCCTCATCAGAAGAAAAGACAAGTTTCACCTAGAAACCAAACTTTTAGGGTTTTAAAACAGCCTCGCGTGACAGAGAAAGGGACCATCCTTCAAGCCCTCAATCAATATATATTTGAAGTGAATTTAAAGGCGAACAAAAATGAAGTTAAAAAGGCGATTGAAGAATTATATGAAGTGAAGGTCGTGAAAGTGAATATTATTAATTTTATGGGCAAGCAAAGGAGATATGGCCGTATCCAAGGCAAAACGAGAGCGTGGAAAAAGGCGATTATAACTTTGCGGCAGGGGGATACGATTAAATTGTTTGAAGGAGTATAAGGATCAGCAACAAATAACAAGCTTAAAAAGTTTATGAAATTTTATAAACCTACTACGCCGGGGAGAAGACAAATGACAGGGAGCGATTTTTCCGATCTAACGCGGGGCAGAAAACCGACAAAAAAATTGGCGGCGGGTTTAAAGCAAAAGGCAGGCAGGGATCGATTGGGTCATATTTCGATTCGGCACCGCGGCGGAGGTCATAAGAGGACATACCGCCTTATTGATTTTAGGCAGGACAAGTTTGATATACCGGGGAGAGTTGCTTCCATTGAATATGATCCCAACCGTACGGCATGGATTGCTTTGATTCACTATGCCGATGGAGAAAAACGTTATATTCTTGCCCCTCAAAGAATAAAGGCGGGGGATATGGTTTTAGCAAGCCAGAAAAAGATTGAAGCGCGGGTAGGCAACCGGATGCCTCTTGCTGAAATTCCTGACGCGAGTCCTGTTCACAATTTAGAGTTAAACCCAGGGCGGGGTGGTCAAATCGTGCGGGCGGCAGGCGGGAGCGCGATCTTAATGGGTAAGGAAGGAAAATACGCCCAGATTAAACTCCCCTCGGGAGAGATCCGCAATATTTTAAAAACTTGTTTAGCCAGCATGGGTAGTTTAAGCAATCCAGAACATGATAATATTAATATAGGCAAAGCAGGACGCACGCGTTGGTTGGGGATCAGACCCACAGTAAGGGGGAAAGCGATGAATCCAGTAGATCATCCTCATGGCGGAGGGGAGGGTAACCAGCCGATTGGTTTAAAATATCCCAAGACTCCTTGGGGCAGACCAGCTTTGGGGGTGAAAACGCGGCGGAAGAAGAAATACTCGGACAGATTGATTGTGAAGAGGAGAAGATAGTGTAAAATTTTAAATTCTAAATTTTAATTCAATTTTAAAATCCTAATTTTAAATTTTAAAACCAAGGGAAATAAGAAAGGGTTTTAAAATTAAAAAATTTAAAATTTGGATTTGATTGAAAATTTCAAATTAGAAATTTTCATAGATAATAGCCCTTGTAATTAAATTTTACCAAAATTCAAGTTCAAAAATTATGTCAAGGTCTCTTAAAAAGGGTCCCTTCTGCGATCCTAAACTGCTTGCTAAAATCAGAAAGCTGAAAGCCGGAGAAAAAACCATTATTAAAACTTGGTCGCGAGACTCAATAATTTTTCCAGAGATGGTGGGTTTTACTATTGGAGTGCATAATGGTCGGGAACATATTTCCGTTTTTGTCACCGAAGACA
Proteins encoded:
- the rplD gene encoding 50S ribosomal protein L4; the protein is MKLPIYNLDGSKSGKFVNLAPEIFGVAVNPVLVNQAVVAQRAKSRHPIAHTKTRSERRGGGAKPWKQKGTGRARAGSRRSPLWRKGGIVFGPRNERNFTKRINKKARRKAILMVLSNRVKTGDVVVVKELKIPEVRTKQMAIFLEKFPLQSKPLILLSEKDEKIRRASRNLSSLKVLSANSLNVVDLLDRNCILMPLAAVKIIEKTYSSNIANSTPHLLKKASDAPLVRQAYHPMVRQALRP
- the rplB gene encoding 50S ribosomal protein L2 — its product is MKFYKPTTPGRRQMTGSDFSDLTRGRKPTKKLAAGLKQKAGRDRLGHISIRHRGGGHKRTYRLIDFRQDKFDIPGRVASIEYDPNRTAWIALIHYADGEKRYILAPQRIKAGDMVLASQKKIEARVGNRMPLAEIPDASPVHNLELNPGRGGQIVRAAGGSAILMGKEGKYAQIKLPSGEIRNILKTCLASMGSLSNPEHDNINIGKAGRTRWLGIRPTVRGKAMNPVDHPHGGGEGNQPIGLKYPKTPWGRPALGVKTRRKKKYSDRLIVKRRR
- the rpsS gene encoding 30S ribosomal protein S19 — its product is MSRSLKKGPFCDPKLLAKIRKLKAGEKTIIKTWSRDSIIFPEMVGFTIGVHNGREHISVFVTEDMVGHRLGEFAPTRKFIVHGGRIAREEAAQRAEADRSKVEAGQKEAVKKENI